The Candidatus Woesearchaeota archaeon sequence CGCGTCTTAGAACTTGCCGGTATTCCAACAGTTGGAGCGCTCATTGCGCATAATGATACGCATGGCATGGTTAGTCACGAGATTGCAGAAGAAACTATTAACGAATTAGCATCTTTTTTAGGACTCGTGATTACAACAGGAACTGTTAACATGGGAAGCACGCAAATTAGAAGCGGTATTGCTGTTAACAACAAAGGATTTATTATTGGAGATGCTTCAGGCGGACCAGAACTGATGAATGCAGACCAAGCATTAGGATTTATTGACGGGTGAAGATAAAAAATGGAGAAAAATCCACAAGCATATGTAGACTTAGAATTAACTAATCAAAAGCTCAAAGAACTGGATAGTCAACTTGAGCACGTAGAAATGAAACTAGAACAATCAGTACTTGCAAAAAACATGATAACAGCATTAACAAAAGCAAGTGAAGGAGATGAACTTTTAATTCCTGTAGGTGCTGGAACATTTATCACTGTTAAAGCAGGAGATATTTCTCAAATAAAACAAGCAATAGGTGCCGGACTCGTCGTTGAAAAATCATCCGATGAAACACTTAAACTTTTAGAAGAGCAACAAAAAACATTGCTTGCTAACCAAGAAGCATTATCTAAACAATACGAAGAAACGGTTGAAAAGGCAATAACATTACAGACGCAAATTGAAAATTCTCAACAAAACAATTAGGTGAACAACGTTGTTTAAATTCCTCAAAACAAAAATTAAAGATGCTGTCGGTAAATTTACAAAGTCAGCAGAAGAAGAAGCCGAAACAGCTGAACAGCTAGAGGGCAGTCAGGGTGCTGAGGAAACGGAACAACAACAAGAAGCGCCACAAGAAAAAACTTCTGAAGAAAAACCTGTTGTACAGCCAGAAGAAAAACAAGAAGAAAAAATTGAAAAACCTATTGCTGATTCAGAGCCAGAGCCAGAGCCAGAGCCAGAACCTGTAATTAGTGATCAGGGTTCTGAAAAAGAAGCTTCTGAAGAAAAGCAAGAAGCACAAGATCCTGAATCTATAGAAGAAGTAGAAGAAATTAAAGAAGACGTAAAGCGACAAGAAGAAATTAACGAAAATCAAGAAGAATTGCATTCGCAACCTGAAGAGAAATCTGAAACAGAAGAATCTGTTGAAGAACTTGCTTTAGAAGAAACCTCCGAGCCTGAGCCTGAAGCTGAAGAATCTGTTGAAGAAGTAAAAGAAGAACTTGCTTTAGAAATTAAGGAAGAACTTGCTAAAGAAGAGACACAAACAGCTCCTGAAGAACAAGAACTAACTACTGAAGAAGAAGTTGATGAATACGAAGAAACAGGGAAGAAAAAAAGATTCTTAGGAAACTTATTTCGAAAAAAAGACAAAGAAGAAAAGATTGAAGAGAAATCTAAAGAACCTGTTTTTGAACCGAAACCTGAAGAAGAAAAACAAGAACCTGTTTCTAAGCCTGAAGTTGAAGGAGTAAAAGAAGAGCCTGCTTTAGAACATAAGAAAGAAGCTAAACCTGTAATTGAAGAAACCTCCGAGCCAGAACCTGAACCAGAGCCTGAGCCTGAAGTTGAAGAAGTAAAAGAAGTTGTTGTCGAAGCAGAATCTGACTTGCAGGATGCTGATGGGCCGAAATCCAGAAAAGAGGCGGCGCATAAAGAATTACTCGAAGAAACAACACAGGACACAACAAAAAAGAAAAAAGGTTTCTTTGGAAAACTCAAAGAACGAGTTGTTAAATTCCAACTTACTGAAGAAAAATTCGAAGAAATTTTTTGGGAATTCGAACTTGCACTTCTTGAAAACAACGTTGCAGTACAAGTAATTGAGAAAATCAAAAAAGATATGCACGAACAACTCACCCAAGAAAATGTGACGAGAAAAAGTGTTGAAGAAGTAATTATTGACACACTTAAAAATTCACTTAAAGAAATTTTGGATGTGCCAGCGTTTGATTTGCTTTCTAACATTAAAACTAAAAAACCTTATGTTATTTGTATGACGGGCGTGAATGGTAGTGGGAAAACAACAACGCTTGCAAAACTCATTCATTATTTTCAAAAAAACAATATTTCTCTTGTTGTCGCGGCAGCAGACACCTTTCGAGCAGCAGCGATACAACAACTCGAAGAACACACAAACAAACTTGGCGTGAAACTCATTAAACACGATTACAACGCAGACCCTGCAGCAGTAGCGTTTGACGCTATCAAACACGCAACAGCAAAAGGTCTTGATGTAGTTTTAATTGACACGGCAGGACGATTACAATCTAATAGTAACTTAATGGACGAACTTAAAAAACTCATTCGAGTGAATAAACCTGACCTGAATATTTTCATCGGCGAATCTATCACTGGAAATGATTGTGTTGAGCAGGCAGTCGCGTTTAATGAAGCTGTTGGTATTGATGGCATTATTCTTTCTAAAGCAGATGTTGATGATAAAGGTGGCGCAGCAATAAGTGTGAGTTATGTCACGGGCAAACCAATTCTTTATTTAGGTACAGGTCAGACGTATGATGACTTGGAAGTATTTGACAAAGAAAAAATCCTGGCTAATTTGGGACTTTGAATTTTTTCTTGGGCTTTTTCTTTAAATAACTGTGTAATGGTTTTTTGCCGTTTAGAATCCTTCAAAACCTAGTGATTGCAAGATTTTTTTTATTTCATTAATAACTTTTTGTTGATCTTTTTTCTCTGACATGCGAACAAATTTTATGAGTAGCGAACCTAATTCTTCTTCGGTTCCAAATTTTAGTGTGTGTCCATCAGTAATACAATAAAATCTATATTTGCCATATTTGACTTCTTTGATGAGGATGCCGCTGACCTGTCCAATAGATTTGCCTTTCAGAGGATTATTTTCTAGCGTTATTAGTGCATCTAGAATGATGTTGGCTTGCGATACGGGAAATCCTTTTTGCAATTGTCTAAATAATGATTCAGTGATGCGTACTATTGCCACGTTGTAATCTCCTTTTAGCTTCAGCAATGGTCATTGAATCAGATGTATCGTAAAGATATGTTGCTAACAAATGTTTTCCTGCTATGTCGTACATTTTTTGAATGACATCTTCATAGGTATCTCCTGTTCGACCTAGATTCTTGAGTTTTTCTTTTAAGTCTACAGATATGGATATTGTGGTTGCCATGGTCATTATGGAGTTTATGGAATTTATAAATTTTTTCTTTTAGTTCTTCGAGGTCGTTTTTAAATCCAAACCTTTTTAAATGAATTCTTCCAGAAATTGACTAGGTGTACTTAGTGAGAAAGCTCTCAATACTCAGTTTATTAGTATTTATTCTAGGGTTACCCCTCGCACTAGCAGCTGAACATTCAGTAAAAACTGACCTGCTTAGTTTTGTAGAAGCTTTCAAATACCTTTTTAAGGGTAGTACAAGCGGTTTTGTCTCAGGAGTCGTAGGAGCAATTCCACTTCTAGCAGTTGTTTTAATTGTCTTTGGCTTGGCGTTCTTCTTAGGAAAACTCACTATCTTTAAAGATGACAAACATACCAAATACGCACGCATGATAGCCGTGGGTATAGCACTTATTGGTCTTGCAACACAATCAGTCTATAACGCTATTCTTAGTTGGACTGGAGCATTTCTTAATGTTGCATTCGTTCTTGCAATCATTTTCATGTTTATCATGTTCCTTAATTATTTGAAAAAGAATAATTATGAAGGTTCTAAAGATATGATGGAAGCCCAAAAAGCAAGTTTGAGTGCAAAAAAAGAACTCAAACACATGCAGCATGATTTTAAACTTGATGAAAAAGAACGAAACAGAGTTATGAACGACCTTGGTGATTTAGAAACAAAACTAGACTCGATGAAAAAACTCTCTGGAACAGAGCTGCAAATGATAGATAAACTTGCAGACCTCCTTCGAAAAGCAACAACAGCTGCAAGTCGAAACGATCAACAAGCAGCACATGGTTACGCGCAAATGCTTACTAAAGAAATAGGCACGCTCATTACGACAATGAAGCACGAAGCAACCGATGAAAATGCTTTAGATCATCTTTTAATGGATATTGATAGAGTGCTTGATAGATGGGATCATAATTCGGCCTTAGAACATGATGAAGAAAAACATTTGAATACAATTTTTAGTAAAATAAATGATAAGATAGCTGCAGCTGGAGCTGATGTTTCTGAACGAATGATTAAAGAATTACGTACAAAGGAAGAGTCTAATCTTTTAGAATTACTTCGAAAGGTGCGCTCACATTTAATTCAACTTACTAAATTAAAAGATACGTTGATGAAAGAAGCAGAACAACTACGAGCATCAGGCTATAAAGCAAAACATATGGAAGCGCAAGCAGTTCGTACAGCAATTTTTAACATGCAATTTACAGAAGCACATAATCATTTAGATCAACTCCGAAGTTTAGTTGAACAAGAACCTCATATTATTAAAAATTTACAAACTCATGAGACAAATATGCGTCATCTTGTTTCAACATTGGAGAGTTTACAATCCCAACTTAATCATTTACTCATGAGTGAACTTGCTCACGTTAAGGGTCTTATTAAAAAAGAAAAAGATGAGGCGAAAGTTAAGGATAAAAAAATAAAAACTGCCTCTGCCACCCTCTTTGATAATGCGCATCACGTAGCGATTGGTTCGCAAAAATTAGCTAGTACTTTACAGGCGATTCTTGTTACTAAAGTTCCTTATCCAGATAAAAAAGGGAAATATCATACTTTTGAACATGAAATGCCGCAATATAAAAGTTTCATGAATCTTTTCATGTCCGAAGCAGAAGATCTTCTTAATTTAGCTCGTCGAAAAACTGACTCTAAAGTTGATATGCCTTTAGAACTC is a genomic window containing:
- the pfdA gene encoding prefoldin subunit alpha, giving the protein MEKNPQAYVDLELTNQKLKELDSQLEHVEMKLEQSVLAKNMITALTKASEGDELLIPVGAGTFITVKAGDISQIKQAIGAGLVVEKSSDETLKLLEEQQKTLLANQEALSKQYEETVEKAITLQTQIENSQQNN
- the ftsY gene encoding signal recognition particle-docking protein FtsY encodes the protein MFKFLKTKIKDAVGKFTKSAEEEAETAEQLEGSQGAEETEQQQEAPQEKTSEEKPVVQPEEKQEEKIEKPIADSEPEPEPEPEPVISDQGSEKEASEEKQEAQDPESIEEVEEIKEDVKRQEEINENQEELHSQPEEKSETEESVEELALEETSEPEPEAEESVEEVKEELALEIKEELAKEETQTAPEEQELTTEEEVDEYEETGKKKRFLGNLFRKKDKEEKIEEKSKEPVFEPKPEEEKQEPVSKPEVEGVKEEPALEHKKEAKPVIEETSEPEPEPEPEPEVEEVKEVVVEAESDLQDADGPKSRKEAAHKELLEETTQDTTKKKKGFFGKLKERVVKFQLTEEKFEEIFWEFELALLENNVAVQVIEKIKKDMHEQLTQENVTRKSVEEVIIDTLKNSLKEILDVPAFDLLSNIKTKKPYVICMTGVNGSGKTTTLAKLIHYFQKNNISLVVAAADTFRAAAIQQLEEHTNKLGVKLIKHDYNADPAAVAFDAIKHATAKGLDVVLIDTAGRLQSNSNLMDELKKLIRVNKPDLNIFIGESITGNDCVEQAVAFNEAVGIDGIILSKADVDDKGGAAISVSYVTGKPILYLGTGQTYDDLEVFDKEKILANLGL